A segment of the Arachis hypogaea cultivar Tifrunner chromosome 5, arahy.Tifrunner.gnm2.J5K5, whole genome shotgun sequence genome:
GTCCAAACCAAATCAACGGTGCAAGGCTGGGTCAACGCCAACGGTCTTCAATGTCTCAGCTCTTCGAGGACTGCATGaacacatcaaattaaaattaaataatttcttaataaataataaagtaaCGCAGTGAAATGCAATGCAATTGATGTGATAGATACTAACGTGGTGAATGGGTTAGGGCGAACGGGATCATTGAGGGTGGTCTTGTTATCTTGAACGTGAGCGAGCTTCCTCAAGAAGGAGCCGTTGACGAACTTGTCGGCGGAGCTGATGGTGCGGTCAGGGTCAGACACTTCGGGCATTGTTTCCCTTCTGTGCTTATTCACGTGAACCGTTGGAGAACGCGCAAGCTGCTGAAACGCAGTGTGGGTTGCAATTGACACCGCCAAAACCACCATTCCCCCTACCATGTACATCGGTGCGAAATCTGCCTTCAGGGTGCTCATCCCAGAAGCCGATTGAGCACCGTGATCCACCGTAGCATGGCTGCCGGCCCCCGCCCTCAGTTTTGGAACGGTTGACGTCGCAAATGAACGACTTATCGCTGCCCTGAACAAAGCcatctaattttattttgatgtaaACAATCAAATCAGATGCcaacaatgaaatgaaaatatgCATGCGGATATCCACTAATATACAGGGAACCATCTAGGTGCCGGAATATTTTACGGAGCTGACCTAGTTATTAAATCACAGAATAATTGTCGATAAATAATTTTAACGGTTGTTAGAGTAGTCTCGGTATAACCAGTGAATATGGATAAAAATACGCAATTCAATAGTTTGAATATCTCAATTTGTGCTAATTTCAGTACACAACTACACATCAAAGTATGGTGATCACAAATTTGCAGACTGTTATAAATATGTGTGTGTTGCGAAAGTAATTATATgtcaataaaatatattaaatattattgttaCCTACATCATGAACTTGATTGTCACATTGAGATAGCTAGGAAAAAGTTAGTTATTGAGTGTTGGAGCATTATTAAGCTAGCTAACCTGTgtgtttataaattataattacttcgcatataaattattcattattttaggtgtatactaaaattagatcacacgtatatttatacataaatatattaatagttgataattattttgtcaatttttagtaaattaaaagTAGTTTGATATCTAATATTGAGAGTAAAACATACTCCTTTTTGTGAGTACCAATTCTCTTAAAGTGTATTAAAGACCTTTCGATCaaacaaaaatttaagaaaatctgaaaacataaataaaagactttgaaaataaattcactaaatttaaaatgaattgcattgaatttaaacaaaacaataaaatatcttcaattaaattaaaggacttttaaaattgaaaataaaatactgaaacataaattgaacaaaaaaattaaatattttttgaaagataaatttataaaaaaaaaaagtttacagaaaatataaataaaaaagtaaaaatagcaaaaaaaatcttataaaaagaTAACTCAAATACAGATTTAAAAAATTGTTAGCTGAAATATAAGTGTGTTTGAGTATTTTTTAAAGCAAAATTCCAACTTTTATATATTCGAgcattcttttatttataaaaattatcgaCCACTCAAATTAAAGTATAACTTTTACTTCATTAATTCATAAGTAACCGTTCTTGCTTCAATTATTTGACCAGCATAATGGCCAGAAGTAACTACTAAACATATTTGTTGACAAATCATGATAATCTGACTCTTGTTCGATATTTTTTGTCTAAGAACTCTTTTTCGATGTAGACCACTCTTTGAAGACAATCAAGACATAGACATACATTTACTGACTCTTGAATGCATTCTTTctttgaaatgaattattttcgattaataataattttagtaaattattttaatgtacgaaataatatttttgataaattatatAAACAAGC
Coding sequences within it:
- the LOC112799662 gene encoding uncharacterized protein is translated as MALFRAAISRSFATSTVPKLRAGAGSHATVDHGAQSASGMSTLKADFAPMYMVGGMVVLAVSIATHTAFQQLARSPTVHVNKHRRETMPEVSDPDRTISSADKFVNGSFLRKLAHVQDNKTTLNDPVRPNPFTTPRRAETLKTVGVDPALHR